A portion of the Vulpes vulpes isolate BD-2025 chromosome 5, VulVul3, whole genome shotgun sequence genome contains these proteins:
- the MADD gene encoding MAP kinase-activating death domain protein isoform X41: protein MVQKKKFCPRLLDYLVIVGARHPSSDSVAQTPELLRRYPLEDHAEFPLPPDVVFFCQPEGCLSVRQRRMSLRDDTSFVFTLTDKDTGVTRYGICVNFYRSFQKRMPKDKGDGGAGSRGKEGPRATCAPEEIGTESSESGLSLQPPSADSAPNVTQSPRGKPRAKTGSRSRNSTLTSLCVLSHYPFFSTFRECLYTLKRLVDCCSERLLGKKLGIPRGIQRDTMWRIFTGSLLVEEKSSALLHDLREIEAWIYRLLRSPVPVSGQKRVDIEVLPQELQQALTFALPDPSRFTLVDFPLHLPLELLGVDACLQVLTCILLEHKVVLQSRDYNALSMSVMAFVAMIYPLEYMFPVIPLLPTCMASAEQLLLAPTPYIIGVPASFFLYKLDFKMPDDVWLVDLDSNRVIAPTNAEMLPILPEPESLELKKHLKQALASMSLNTQPILNLEKFHEGQEIPLLLGRPSNDLQSTPSTEFNPLIYGNDVDSVDVATRVAMVRFFNSPNVLQGFQMHTRTLRLFPRPVVAFQAGSFLASRPRQTPFAEKLARTQAVEYFGEWILNPTNYAFQRIHNNMFDPALIGDKPKWYAHQLQPIHYRVYDSNSQLAEALSVPRERDSDSDPTDDSGSDSMDYDDSSSSYSSLGDFVSEMMKCDINGDTPNVDPLTHAALGDASEVEIDELQNQKESEEPGPDSENSQENPPLRSSSSTTASSSPSTVIHGANSEPADSTEVDDKAAVGVSKPPPTVPPSIGKSNVDRRQTEIGEGAQKMLRPNSLKLASDSDAESDSRASSPTSTVSNTSTEGFGGIMSFASSLYRNHSTSFSLSNLTLPTKGAREKTTPFPSLKVFGLNTLMEIVTEAGPGSGEGNRRALVDQKSSVIKHSPTVKREPPSPQGRSSNSSENQQFLKEVVHSVLDGQGVGWLNMKKVRRLLESEQLRVFVLSKLNRTVQSEDDARQDVIPDVEISRKVYKGMLDLLKCTVLSLEQSYAHAGLGGMASIFGLLEIAQTHYYSKEPDKRKRSPTESVNTPVGKDPGLAGRGDPKAMAQLRVPQLGPRAPSAAGKGPKELDTRSLKEENFVASVELWNKHQEVKKQKALEKQRPEVIKPVFDLGETEEKKSQISADSGVSLTSGSQRTDTDSVIGVSPAVMIRSSSQDSEVSNSSGETLGADSDLSSNAGDGPGGEGSTHLASSRGTLSDSEIETNSATSTIFGKAHSLKPSVKEKLVGSPVRSSEDVSQRVYLYEGLLGRDKGSMWDQLEDAAMETFSISKERSTLWDQMQFWEDAFLDAVMLEREGMGMDQGPQEMIDRYLSLGEHDRKRLEDDEDRLLATLLHNLISYMLLMKVNKNDIRKKVRRLMGKSHIGLVYSQQINEVLDQLVNLNGRDLSIRSSGSRHMKKQTFVVHAGTDTNGDIFFMEVCDDCVVLRSNIGTVYERWWYEKLINMTYCPKTKVLCLWRRNGSETQLNKFYTKKCRELYYCVKDSMERAAARQQSIKPGPELGGEFPVQDMKTGEGGLLQVTLEGINLKFMHNQFLKLKKW, encoded by the exons ATGGTGCAAAAGAAGAAGTTCTGTCCTCGGTTACTTGACTATCTCGTGATCGTAGGGGCCAG GCACCCAAGCAGTGATAGTGTGGCCCAGACTCCTGAATTATTACGGCGCTACCCACTGGAGGACCACGCTGAGTTTCCCCTGCCCCCAGACGTAGTGTTCTTCTGCCAACCAGAGGGCTGTCTGAGTGTGCGGCAGCGGCGCATGAGCCTGCGGGATGATACTTCTTTTGTCTTCACCCTCACTGACAAGGACACTGGAGTCACTCGTTATGGCATCTGTGTTAACTTCTACCGCTCCTTCCAGAAGCGTATGCCTAAGGACaagggggatgggggggcagggTCCCGTGGGAAGGAAGGACCCCGTGCTACTTGTGCCCCAGAAGAGATTGGCACTGAGAGCTCAGAGAGTGGCTTGTCCCTGCAGCCTCCCAGTGCTGACTCTGCCCCTAATGTAACTCAGTCTCCTCGGGGCAAACCCCGAGCCAAGACGGGGAGCCGCTCCCGCAATAGTACTCTGACATCCTTGTGCGTGCTCAGCCACTATCCCTTCTTCTCCACCTTCCGAGAATGTCTGTACACCCTCAAACGTCTGGTGGACTGCTGCAGTGAGCGGCTGCTGGGCAAGAAACTAGGCATCCCTCGAGGTATACAAAG GGACACTATGTGGCGCATCTTTACTGGATCATTGCTAGTGGAGGAGAAGTCAAGTGCCCTTCTTCATGACCTTCGAGAGATTGAGGCCTGGATCTATCGATTGCTGCGCTCCCCAGTGCCTGTCTCTGGGCAGAAGCGAGTGGACATTGAGGTCCTACCCCAGGAGCTCCAACAAGCTCTGACCTTTGCTCTTCCAGACCCTTCTCGATTCACCCTAGTGGATTTCCCACTGCACCTTCCCTTGGAACTTCTGGGTGTGGATGCCTGTCTCCAGGTGCTAACCTGCATCCTGTTAGAGCACAAG GTGGTGCTACAGTCCCGAGACTACAATGCCCTCTCTATGTCTGTGATGGCGTTTGTGGCAATGATCTACCCGCTGGAGTATATGTTTCCTGTAATCCCACTGCTGCCCACCTGCATGGCATCGGCAGAACAG cTGCTGTTAGCTCCAACTCCGTACATCATCGGGGTCCCTGCCAGCTTCTTCCTCTACAAACTGGACTTCAAAATGCCTGATGATGTATGGCTGGTGGATCTGGACAGCAATAGG GTGATTGCCCCCACCAATGCAGAAATGCTACCAATCCTGCCAGAACCGGAATCGTTGGagctgaaaaagcatttgaagcAG GCCCTTGCCAGCATGAGTCTCAACACCCAGCCCATCCTCAATCTGGAGAAATTCCATGAAGGCCAAGAGATCCCCCTTCTCTTGGGTAGGCCTTCTAACGACTTGCAGTCCACACCTTCCACTGAATTCAACCCACTCATCTATGGCAATGATGTAGATTCTGTGGATGTTGCAACCAG AGTGGCCATGGTCCGTTTCTTCAACTCCCCCAACGTGCTGCAGGGCTTTCAGATGCACACACGTACCCTGCGTCTCTTCCCTCGGCCTGTGGTAGCTTTTCAAGCTGGCTCCTTTCTAGCCTCACGTCCCCGGCAGACTCCTTTTGCTGAGAAACTGGCCAGGACACAGGCTGTGGAGTACTTTGGAGAATGGATCCTTAACCCCACCAACTATGCCTTCCAGCGAATTCACAACA ACATGTTTGATCCAGCCCTGATTGGTGACAAGCCAAAGTGGTATGCTCATCAGCTGCAGCCTATCCATTATCGAGTCTATGATAGCAATTCCCAGCTGGCAGAGGCACTGAGTGTGCCACGAGAGCGTGACTCTGACTCTGACCCTACTGATGACAG TGGCAGTGATAGTATGGATTATGATGACTCAAGCTCTTCCTACTCCTCCCTTGGTGACTTTGTCAGTGAAATGATGAAATGTGACATCAATGGTGATACTCCCA ATGTGGATCCATTGACACACGCAGCCCTGGGGGATGCCAGTGAGGTGGAGATTGATGAGCTGCAAAACCAGAAGGAATCAGAGGAACCTGGCCCAGATAGTGAGAACTCTCAGGAAAACCCGCCACTGCGCTCCAGCTCCAGCACCACTGCCAGCAGTAGCCCCAGCACTGTCATCCATGGAGCTAATTCT GAACCTGCTGACTCAACGGAGGTGGACGATAAGGCAGCAGTAGGTGTCTCCAAGCCCCCCCCCACAGTGCCTCCCAGCATTGGCAAATCGAACGTGGACAGGCGTCAGACAGAAATTGGAGAGGG GGCTCAAAAGATGCTGCGGCCCAACAGCTTGAAACTGGCAAGCGACTCAGATGCAGAGTCAGACTCTCGAGCGAGCTCTCCCACCTCCACCGTCTCCAACACCAGCACCGAGGGCTTCGGGGGCATCATGTCTTTTGCCA GCAGCCTGTATCGAAACCACAGTACAAGCTTCAGTCTTTCAAACCTCACACTGCCCACCAAAGGTGCCCGAGAGAAGACGACCCCCTTCCCCAGTCTGAAAG TATTTGGGCTAAATACTCTAATGGAGATTGTTACTGAAGCCGGCCCCGGGAGTGGTGAAG GAAACAGGAGGGCCTTAGTGGACCAGAAGTCATCTGTTATTAAACACAGCCCAACAGTGAAAAGAGAGCCTCCATCACCTCAGGGTCGATCCAGCAATTCTAG TGAGAACCAGCAGTTCCTGAAGGAAGTGGTACACAGCGTGCTGGATGGCCAGGGTGTTGGCTGGCTCAACATGAAAAAGGTGCGTCGGCTGCTGGAGAGTGAGCAGCTGCGAGTCTTTGTCCTGAGCAAGCTGAACCGAACTGTGCAGTCAGAGGATGATGCCCGGCAGGACGTCATCCCCGATGTG GAGATCAGCAGAAAGGTGTACAAGGGGATGTTAGACCTGCTCAAGTGCACAGTACTCAGCCTGGAGCAGTCCTATGCCCACGCAGGTCTGGGTGGCATGGCCAGCATCTTTGGGCTTCTGGAGATTGCCCAGACCCACTACTATAGTAAAG AACCAGACAAGCGGAAGAGAAGTCCAACAGAGAGTGTAAATACACCAGTTGGCAAGGATCCTGGCCTGGCTGGGCGGGGGGACCCAAAAGCTATGGCACAGCTGAGAGTACCCCAGCTGGGCCCTCGGGCGCCAAGTGCTGCAGGAAAGGGTCCCAAAGAACTAGACACCAGAAGtttaaaggaagagaattttGTAGCATCTGTTG AATTGTGGAACAAGCACCAGgaagtgaaaaagcaaaaagcTTTGGAAAAACAGA GGCCTGAAGTAATCAAACCCGTCTTTGACCTTGGTGAGACAGAGGAGAAAAAGTCCCAGATCAGCGCAGACAGTGGTGTGAGCCTGACATCTGGTTCCCAG AGGACTGATACAGACTCTGTCATTGGTGTGAGTCCAGCTGTTATGATCCGAAGCTCAAGTCAGGACTCTGAA gtGAGTAATAGTTCTGGAGAGACCCTTGGAGCAGATAGTGACCTGAGCAGCAATGCAGGTGATGGACCAGGTGGTGAAGGCAGCACCCACTTGGCAAGCTCTCGGGGCACTTTGTCTGATAGTGAAATTGAGACCAATTCTGCTACCAGCACCATCTTT GGGAAAGCCCATAGCTTGAAGCCAAGTGTAAAGGAGAAGCTGGTGGGCAGCCCAGTTCGCTCTTCCGAAGATGTAAGCCAGCGGGTCTATCTGTACGAGGGACTCCTAG GAAGGGACAAAGGATCGATGTGGGACCAGTTAGAGGATGCGGCTATGGAGACCTTTTCTATAA GCAAAGAACGTTCTACTTTGTGGGACCAAATGCAGTTCTGGGAAGATGCATTCTTAGATGCTGTGATGTTGGAGAGAGAAGGGATGGGAATGGACCAGGGTCCCCAGGAAATGATCGACAG GTACCTGTCCCTGGGAGAACATGACCGGAAGCGCCTAGAGGATGATGAAGATCGTTTGCTGGCCACACTTTTGCACAACCTCATCTCCTACATGCTGCTGATGAAG GTAAATAAGAATGACATCCGGAAGAAGGTGAGGCGCCTAATGGgaaagtcccatattgggcttgtGTACAGCCAGCAAATCAATGAAGTGCTTGATCAGCTGGTGAACCTG aaTGGACGTGATCTCTCTATCCGGTCCAGTGGCAGCCGGCACATGAAAAAGCAGACATTTGTGGTACATGCAGGGACAGACACAAATGGAGACATCTTCTTCATGGAG GTGTGTGATGACTGTGTGGTGTTACGTAGTAACATCGGGACGGTGTATGAGCGCTGGTGGTATGAGAAGCTCATCAACATGACCTACTGTCCCAAGACCAAGGTGTTGTGCTTGTGGCGTAGAAATGGCTCTGAGACTCAGCTCAACAAATTCTATACTAAGAAG TGTCGGGAGCTGTACTACTGTGTGAAGGACAGCATGGAGCGGGCTGCTGCCCGGCAGCAAAGCATCAAACCTG GCCCTGAACTGGGTGGCGAGTTCCCTGTGCAGGACATGAAGACTGGTGAGGGTGGCTTGCTGCAGGTCACCCTAGAAGGGATCAATCTCAAGTTCATGCACAACCAG TTCCTGAAATTAAAGAAGTGGTGA
- the MADD gene encoding MAP kinase-activating death domain protein isoform X49: protein MVQKKKFCPRLLDYLVIVGARHPSSDSVAQTPELLRRYPLEDHAEFPLPPDVVFFCQPEGCLSVRQRRMSLRDDTSFVFTLTDKDTGVTRYGICVNFYRSFQKRMPKDKGDGGAGSRGKEGPRATCAPEEIGTESSESGLSLQPPSADSAPNVTQSPRGKPRAKTGSRSRNSTLTSLCVLSHYPFFSTFRECLYTLKRLVDCCSERLLGKKLGIPRGIQRDTMWRIFTGSLLVEEKSSALLHDLREIEAWIYRLLRSPVPVSGQKRVDIEVLPQELQQALTFALPDPSRFTLVDFPLHLPLELLGVDACLQVLTCILLEHKVVLQSRDYNALSMSVMAFVAMIYPLEYMFPVIPLLPTCMASAEQLLLAPTPYIIGVPASFFLYKLDFKMPDDVWLVDLDSNRVIAPTNAEMLPILPEPESLELKKHLKQALASMSLNTQPILNLEKFHEGQEIPLLLGRPSNDLQSTPSTEFNPLIYGNDVDSVDVATRVAMVRFFNSPNVLQGFQMHTRTLRLFPRPVVAFQAGSFLASRPRQTPFAEKLARTQAVEYFGEWILNPTNYAFQRIHNNMFDPALIGDKPKWYAHQLQPIHYRVYDSNSQLAEALSVPRERDSDSDPTDDSGSDSMDYDDSSSSYSSLGDFVSEMMKCDINGDTPNVDPLTHAALGDASEVEIDELQNQKESEEPGPDSENSQENPPLRSSSSTTASSSPSTVIHGANSEPADSTEVDDKAAVGVSKPPPTVPPSIGKSNVDRRQTEIGEGAQKMLRPNSLKLASDSDAESDSRASSPTSTVSNTSTEGFGGIMSFASSLYRNHSTSFSLSNLTLPTKGAREKTTPFPSLKGNRRALVDQKSSVIKHSPTVKREPPSPQGRSSNSSENQQFLKEVVHSVLDGQGVGWLNMKKVRRLLESEQLRVFVLSKLNRTVQSEDDARQDVIPDVEISRKVYKGMLDLLKCTVLSLEQSYAHAGLGGMASIFGLLEIAQTHYYSKEPDKRKRSPTESVNTPVGKDPGLAGRGDPKAMAQLRVPQLGPRAPSAAGKGPKELDTRSLKEENFVASVGPEVIKPVFDLGETEEKKSQISADSGVSLTSGSQRTDTDSVIGVSPAVMIRSSSQDSEVSTVSNSSGETLGADSDLSSNAGDGPGGEGSTHLASSRGTLSDSEIETNSATSTIFGKAHSLKPSVKEKLVGSPVRSSEDVSQRVYLYEGLLGRDKGSMWDQLEDAAMETFSISKERSTLWDQMQFWEDAFLDAVMLEREGMGMDQGPQEMIDRYLSLGEHDRKRLEDDEDRLLATLLHNLISYMLLMKVNKNDIRKKVRRLMGKSHIGLVYSQQINEVLDQLVNLNGRDLSIRSSGSRHMKKQTFVVHAGTDTNGDIFFMEVCDDCVVLRSNIGTVYERWWYEKLINMTYCPKTKVLCLWRRNGSETQLNKFYTKKCRELYYCVKDSMERAAARQQSIKPGPELGGEFPVQDMKTGEGGLLQVTLEGINLKFMHNQFLKLKKW from the exons ATGGTGCAAAAGAAGAAGTTCTGTCCTCGGTTACTTGACTATCTCGTGATCGTAGGGGCCAG GCACCCAAGCAGTGATAGTGTGGCCCAGACTCCTGAATTATTACGGCGCTACCCACTGGAGGACCACGCTGAGTTTCCCCTGCCCCCAGACGTAGTGTTCTTCTGCCAACCAGAGGGCTGTCTGAGTGTGCGGCAGCGGCGCATGAGCCTGCGGGATGATACTTCTTTTGTCTTCACCCTCACTGACAAGGACACTGGAGTCACTCGTTATGGCATCTGTGTTAACTTCTACCGCTCCTTCCAGAAGCGTATGCCTAAGGACaagggggatgggggggcagggTCCCGTGGGAAGGAAGGACCCCGTGCTACTTGTGCCCCAGAAGAGATTGGCACTGAGAGCTCAGAGAGTGGCTTGTCCCTGCAGCCTCCCAGTGCTGACTCTGCCCCTAATGTAACTCAGTCTCCTCGGGGCAAACCCCGAGCCAAGACGGGGAGCCGCTCCCGCAATAGTACTCTGACATCCTTGTGCGTGCTCAGCCACTATCCCTTCTTCTCCACCTTCCGAGAATGTCTGTACACCCTCAAACGTCTGGTGGACTGCTGCAGTGAGCGGCTGCTGGGCAAGAAACTAGGCATCCCTCGAGGTATACAAAG GGACACTATGTGGCGCATCTTTACTGGATCATTGCTAGTGGAGGAGAAGTCAAGTGCCCTTCTTCATGACCTTCGAGAGATTGAGGCCTGGATCTATCGATTGCTGCGCTCCCCAGTGCCTGTCTCTGGGCAGAAGCGAGTGGACATTGAGGTCCTACCCCAGGAGCTCCAACAAGCTCTGACCTTTGCTCTTCCAGACCCTTCTCGATTCACCCTAGTGGATTTCCCACTGCACCTTCCCTTGGAACTTCTGGGTGTGGATGCCTGTCTCCAGGTGCTAACCTGCATCCTGTTAGAGCACAAG GTGGTGCTACAGTCCCGAGACTACAATGCCCTCTCTATGTCTGTGATGGCGTTTGTGGCAATGATCTACCCGCTGGAGTATATGTTTCCTGTAATCCCACTGCTGCCCACCTGCATGGCATCGGCAGAACAG cTGCTGTTAGCTCCAACTCCGTACATCATCGGGGTCCCTGCCAGCTTCTTCCTCTACAAACTGGACTTCAAAATGCCTGATGATGTATGGCTGGTGGATCTGGACAGCAATAGG GTGATTGCCCCCACCAATGCAGAAATGCTACCAATCCTGCCAGAACCGGAATCGTTGGagctgaaaaagcatttgaagcAG GCCCTTGCCAGCATGAGTCTCAACACCCAGCCCATCCTCAATCTGGAGAAATTCCATGAAGGCCAAGAGATCCCCCTTCTCTTGGGTAGGCCTTCTAACGACTTGCAGTCCACACCTTCCACTGAATTCAACCCACTCATCTATGGCAATGATGTAGATTCTGTGGATGTTGCAACCAG AGTGGCCATGGTCCGTTTCTTCAACTCCCCCAACGTGCTGCAGGGCTTTCAGATGCACACACGTACCCTGCGTCTCTTCCCTCGGCCTGTGGTAGCTTTTCAAGCTGGCTCCTTTCTAGCCTCACGTCCCCGGCAGACTCCTTTTGCTGAGAAACTGGCCAGGACACAGGCTGTGGAGTACTTTGGAGAATGGATCCTTAACCCCACCAACTATGCCTTCCAGCGAATTCACAACA ACATGTTTGATCCAGCCCTGATTGGTGACAAGCCAAAGTGGTATGCTCATCAGCTGCAGCCTATCCATTATCGAGTCTATGATAGCAATTCCCAGCTGGCAGAGGCACTGAGTGTGCCACGAGAGCGTGACTCTGACTCTGACCCTACTGATGACAG TGGCAGTGATAGTATGGATTATGATGACTCAAGCTCTTCCTACTCCTCCCTTGGTGACTTTGTCAGTGAAATGATGAAATGTGACATCAATGGTGATACTCCCA ATGTGGATCCATTGACACACGCAGCCCTGGGGGATGCCAGTGAGGTGGAGATTGATGAGCTGCAAAACCAGAAGGAATCAGAGGAACCTGGCCCAGATAGTGAGAACTCTCAGGAAAACCCGCCACTGCGCTCCAGCTCCAGCACCACTGCCAGCAGTAGCCCCAGCACTGTCATCCATGGAGCTAATTCT GAACCTGCTGACTCAACGGAGGTGGACGATAAGGCAGCAGTAGGTGTCTCCAAGCCCCCCCCCACAGTGCCTCCCAGCATTGGCAAATCGAACGTGGACAGGCGTCAGACAGAAATTGGAGAGGG GGCTCAAAAGATGCTGCGGCCCAACAGCTTGAAACTGGCAAGCGACTCAGATGCAGAGTCAGACTCTCGAGCGAGCTCTCCCACCTCCACCGTCTCCAACACCAGCACCGAGGGCTTCGGGGGCATCATGTCTTTTGCCA GCAGCCTGTATCGAAACCACAGTACAAGCTTCAGTCTTTCAAACCTCACACTGCCCACCAAAGGTGCCCGAGAGAAGACGACCCCCTTCCCCAGTCTGAAAG GAAACAGGAGGGCCTTAGTGGACCAGAAGTCATCTGTTATTAAACACAGCCCAACAGTGAAAAGAGAGCCTCCATCACCTCAGGGTCGATCCAGCAATTCTAG TGAGAACCAGCAGTTCCTGAAGGAAGTGGTACACAGCGTGCTGGATGGCCAGGGTGTTGGCTGGCTCAACATGAAAAAGGTGCGTCGGCTGCTGGAGAGTGAGCAGCTGCGAGTCTTTGTCCTGAGCAAGCTGAACCGAACTGTGCAGTCAGAGGATGATGCCCGGCAGGACGTCATCCCCGATGTG GAGATCAGCAGAAAGGTGTACAAGGGGATGTTAGACCTGCTCAAGTGCACAGTACTCAGCCTGGAGCAGTCCTATGCCCACGCAGGTCTGGGTGGCATGGCCAGCATCTTTGGGCTTCTGGAGATTGCCCAGACCCACTACTATAGTAAAG AACCAGACAAGCGGAAGAGAAGTCCAACAGAGAGTGTAAATACACCAGTTGGCAAGGATCCTGGCCTGGCTGGGCGGGGGGACCCAAAAGCTATGGCACAGCTGAGAGTACCCCAGCTGGGCCCTCGGGCGCCAAGTGCTGCAGGAAAGGGTCCCAAAGAACTAGACACCAGAAGtttaaaggaagagaattttGTAGCATCTGTTG GGCCTGAAGTAATCAAACCCGTCTTTGACCTTGGTGAGACAGAGGAGAAAAAGTCCCAGATCAGCGCAGACAGTGGTGTGAGCCTGACATCTGGTTCCCAG AGGACTGATACAGACTCTGTCATTGGTGTGAGTCCAGCTGTTATGATCCGAAGCTCAAGTCAGGACTCTGAAGTTAGCACC gtGAGTAATAGTTCTGGAGAGACCCTTGGAGCAGATAGTGACCTGAGCAGCAATGCAGGTGATGGACCAGGTGGTGAAGGCAGCACCCACTTGGCAAGCTCTCGGGGCACTTTGTCTGATAGTGAAATTGAGACCAATTCTGCTACCAGCACCATCTTT GGGAAAGCCCATAGCTTGAAGCCAAGTGTAAAGGAGAAGCTGGTGGGCAGCCCAGTTCGCTCTTCCGAAGATGTAAGCCAGCGGGTCTATCTGTACGAGGGACTCCTAG GAAGGGACAAAGGATCGATGTGGGACCAGTTAGAGGATGCGGCTATGGAGACCTTTTCTATAA GCAAAGAACGTTCTACTTTGTGGGACCAAATGCAGTTCTGGGAAGATGCATTCTTAGATGCTGTGATGTTGGAGAGAGAAGGGATGGGAATGGACCAGGGTCCCCAGGAAATGATCGACAG GTACCTGTCCCTGGGAGAACATGACCGGAAGCGCCTAGAGGATGATGAAGATCGTTTGCTGGCCACACTTTTGCACAACCTCATCTCCTACATGCTGCTGATGAAG GTAAATAAGAATGACATCCGGAAGAAGGTGAGGCGCCTAATGGgaaagtcccatattgggcttgtGTACAGCCAGCAAATCAATGAAGTGCTTGATCAGCTGGTGAACCTG aaTGGACGTGATCTCTCTATCCGGTCCAGTGGCAGCCGGCACATGAAAAAGCAGACATTTGTGGTACATGCAGGGACAGACACAAATGGAGACATCTTCTTCATGGAG GTGTGTGATGACTGTGTGGTGTTACGTAGTAACATCGGGACGGTGTATGAGCGCTGGTGGTATGAGAAGCTCATCAACATGACCTACTGTCCCAAGACCAAGGTGTTGTGCTTGTGGCGTAGAAATGGCTCTGAGACTCAGCTCAACAAATTCTATACTAAGAAG TGTCGGGAGCTGTACTACTGTGTGAAGGACAGCATGGAGCGGGCTGCTGCCCGGCAGCAAAGCATCAAACCTG GCCCTGAACTGGGTGGCGAGTTCCCTGTGCAGGACATGAAGACTGGTGAGGGTGGCTTGCTGCAGGTCACCCTAGAAGGGATCAATCTCAAGTTCATGCACAACCAG TTCCTGAAATTAAAGAAGTGGTGA